The following are encoded in a window of Amaranthus tricolor cultivar Red isolate AtriRed21 chromosome 2, ASM2621246v1, whole genome shotgun sequence genomic DNA:
- the LOC130806903 gene encoding serine carboxypeptidase-like, protein MGGSNNYIYSYLFVFSIIFLFSLKSFAIPNNEENEFKLSSTTTFPRLQAERLIKQLNLFPKQSFNKYHHDPVMNVGGLENESGLVERKFKISELGDSGSSVEDLGHHAGYYRLPHSKDARMFYFFFESRSSKSDPVVIWLTGGPGCSSELALFYENGPFQIANNMSLLWNDFGWDKASNLIYVDQPVGTGFSYTSDNSDIRHDENGVSNDLYDFLQAFFKAHPDYAKNDFYVTGESYAGHYIPAFAARVHSGNKAQEGLHINLKGFAIGNGLTHPEIQYKAYPDYALDNGIINKKDHKRISNMIPACEQAIKQCGTGGKDACLSAYFACTNIFNKIMDLAGDINYYDIRKKCETNLCYDFSDMETLLNQKSVRQALGVGDIDFVSCSTEVYDAMQMDWMRNLEVGIPALLEDGVKLLVYAGENDLICNWLGNSRWVHAMEWSGQKDFTTARTVSFSVDGKEAGQLKSHGPLAFLKVHDAGHMVPMDQPKAALEMLKRWTQGTLTLTDKTDEISLL, encoded by the exons atgggtggatcaaataattatatttattcctatttatttgtattttctataatttttctttttagtttaaaATCATTTGCAATAccaaataatgaagaaaatgagtttAAACTTTCCTCAACTACAACTTTTCCTAGATTACAAGCAGAAAGATTGATTAAGCAACTTAATTTATTCCCTAAACAATCATTTAATAAATATCATCATGACCCAGTTATGAATGTGGGTGGGTTAGAAAATGAGTCGGGTTTGGTTGAAAGGAAGTTTAAGATATCCGAACTTGGTGATTCGGGTAGTAGTGTTGAAGATTTGGGTCATCATGCTGGCTATTATCGTCTTCCTCATAGCAAAGATGCTAG GATGTTCTACTTTTTCTTTGAATCTCGGAGCAGCAAGAGCGACCCAGTGGTCATATGGTTGACAGGAGGACCAGGATGCAGTAGTGAGCTTGCTCTCTTTTATGAGAATGGCCCATTCCAAATTGCCAACAATATGTCTCTTCTTTGGAATGATTTCGGTTGGGATAAG GCATCGAATCTCATCTATGTCGACCAGCCAGTAGGAACAGGTTTCAGTTACACTTCGGATAACAGTGATATCCGACACGATGAAAATGGTGTTAGCAATGACTTGTATGACTTCCTGCAG GCTTTCTTCAAAGCACATCCTGATTATGCGAAAAATGACTTCTATGTCACCGGAGAATCCTACGCTGGGCACTACATCCCTGCCTTCGCTGCTCGAGTTCACAGCGGAAATAAAGCTCAAGAAGGATTGCACATAAACCTCAAG GGTTTCGCTATTGGTAATGGTCTCACTCACCCCGAAATTCAATACAAAGCATATCCAGACTATGCTTTGGATAACGGGATCATCAACAAGAAAGATCACAAACGCATCAGCAATATGATTCCTGCTTGCGAACAGGCAATCAAGCAATGTG GTACTGGTGGTAAAGATGCCTGTTTGAGTGCATACTTTGCTTGTACCAACATCTTCAACAAGATTATGGATCTAGCAGGAGACATAAAT TACTATGACATCAGGAAGAAGTGCGAAACAAACTTGTGTTATGACTTCTCAGACATGGAAACATTGTTGAATCAAAAATCAGTAAGACAAGCCTTGGGTGTTGGGGACATAGACTTTGTATCTTGTAGCACAGAGGTGTACGATGCTATGCAAATGGACTGGATGAGGAACCTCGAAGTGGGTATCCCTGCACTTTTGGAGGATGGGGTCAAGTTGCTGGTTTATGCTGGGGAGAACGATTTGATATGCAACTGGCTCG GGAACTCTAGATGGGTGCACGCCATGGAATGGTCTGGACAGAAAGATTTTACAACAGCTCGTACTGTATCCTTCTCTGTTGACGGTAAAGAAGCAGGACAGCTGAAAAGTCACGGTCCCCTTGCTTTCCTCAAG GTGCACGATGCTGGACACATGGTACCAATGGACCAGCCTAAGGCTGCTTTAGAGATGCTCAAGAGGTGGACACAAGGTACATTGACCTTGACAGATAAAACAGATGAAATTTCTCTTCTATGA
- the LOC130806904 gene encoding uncharacterized protein LOC130806904 isoform X2 has protein sequence MADEKPETYAIVAIDTSNDFSYLVCSVCEKPLHNPTFLCNFCNAKAFNTSSFGSKRLFRILMSIASDTRVFKVICFDRAAKVLFGCSADEFFHFAKFHPFSEQSLYACDSRQLSCHNKRFFGVLIYVFPSILKRLAPKG, from the exons ATGGCAGACGAGAAGCCAGAGACGTACGCCATTGTAGCCATAGACACAAGCAATGACttctcatacttggtttgttcgGTTTGTGAAAAGCCTCTCCATAACCCTACTTTTCTCTGCAATTTCTGCAATGCCAAAGCCTTCAACACCTCTTCTTTTGGCTCTAAACGTCTCTTCCGCATTCTT ATGTCAATTGCATCAGACACTAGGGTTTTTAAGGTGATATGTTTTGATAGGGCTGCTAAAGTTCTCTTTGGTTGTTCTGCTGATGAGTTCTTCCATTTTGCTAAGTTTCACCCTTTTTCAG AACAATCTCTCTATGCATGTGATTCTCGTCAGCTTTCTtgtcataataaaa GGTTTTTTGGAGTTTTAATTTACGTTTTTCCCTCTATTTTGAAACGTCTCGCACCCAAAGGCTAG
- the LOC130806904 gene encoding uncharacterized protein LOC130806904 isoform X3 translates to MADEKPETYAIVAIDTSNDFSYLVCSVCEKPLHNPTFLCNFCNAKAFNTSSFGSKRLFRILMSIASDTRVFKVICFDRAAKVLFGCSADEFFHFAKFHPFSEQSLYACDSRQLSCHNKS, encoded by the exons ATGGCAGACGAGAAGCCAGAGACGTACGCCATTGTAGCCATAGACACAAGCAATGACttctcatacttggtttgttcgGTTTGTGAAAAGCCTCTCCATAACCCTACTTTTCTCTGCAATTTCTGCAATGCCAAAGCCTTCAACACCTCTTCTTTTGGCTCTAAACGTCTCTTCCGCATTCTT ATGTCAATTGCATCAGACACTAGGGTTTTTAAGGTGATATGTTTTGATAGGGCTGCTAAAGTTCTCTTTGGTTGTTCTGCTGATGAGTTCTTCCATTTTGCTAAGTTTCACCCTTTTTCAG AACAATCTCTCTATGCATGTGATTCTCGTCAGCTTTCTtgtcataataaaa GCTAG
- the LOC130806904 gene encoding uncharacterized protein LOC130806904 isoform X1, whose product MADEKPETYAIVAIDTSNDFSYLVCSVCEKPLHNPTFLCNFCNAKAFNTSSFGSKRLFRILMSIASDTRVFKVICFDRAAKVLFGCSADEFFHFAKFHPFSAANANKILEGEMCRMTLAKPKNGNAQHLRVASVVPLSSGFQPVIQSLKELYSACPST is encoded by the exons ATGGCAGACGAGAAGCCAGAGACGTACGCCATTGTAGCCATAGACACAAGCAATGACttctcatacttggtttgttcgGTTTGTGAAAAGCCTCTCCATAACCCTACTTTTCTCTGCAATTTCTGCAATGCCAAAGCCTTCAACACCTCTTCTTTTGGCTCTAAACGTCTCTTCCGCATTCTT ATGTCAATTGCATCAGACACTAGGGTTTTTAAGGTGATATGTTTTGATAGGGCTGCTAAAGTTCTCTTTGGTTGTTCTGCTGATGAGTTCTTCCATTTTGCTAAGTTTCACCCTTTTTCAG CTGCAAATGCTAATAAAATTCTTGAAGGTGAAATGTGTCGGATGACATTGGCTAAGCCGAAGAATGGTAATGCTCAACATCTTCGAGTAGCATCAGTTGTTCCTTTGAGCTCTGGGTTTCAGCCGGTTATTCAGTCGTTGAAGGAACTCTATAGTGCGTGCCCTAGTACATAG
- the LOC130806902 gene encoding isoleucine--tRNA ligase, chloroplastic/mitochondrial, producing the protein MAATASSCKVLSQRNCLHIRGAASVGLFNFSGSSSIKVANRLHYCTRTSGVQDLPSSKRRSRGPVMAAKKGVGGTEQDGKYKDTVNLPKTKFGMRANSLVREPELQKLWEDNQVFKKVSERNDGNTFILHDGPPYANGDLHIGHALNKILKDIINRYKLLQNCKVHYIPGWDCHGLPIELKVLQSMDQESRKGLTPLKLRAKAAKFAKETVKTQMASFKRYGVWASWDKPYLTLDPAYEAAQIEVFGQMALKEHIYRGRKPVHWSPSSRTALAEAELEYPEGHVSKSMYASFKVVELSSTSFGILEEFLPDLRLAIWTTTPWTIPANAAVAVNAKLNYAVVELLSPEEPAPTSTTNGKRKFGSILSESKKPYLIVASDLVETLQAKWGLKLQVKKTFLGSDLENCKYTHPIGKRECPVVIGGDYITTDSGTGLVHTAPGHGQEDYITGLKYKFPIFSPVDDDGKFTAEAGQFSGLDVLGDGNVAVVNYLDECSSLIMEEPYKHKYPYDWRTKKPTIFRATEQWFASVEGFRQAAMDAINKVTWIPSQAENRICTMTASRSDWCISRQRTWGVPIPVFYHKISKEPLMNQETISHIKSIISEKGSDAWWYMTVEDLLPEKYRDKALDYEKGTDTMDVWFDSGSSWAAVLQKREGHSLPADLYLEGSDQHRGWFQSSLLTSVATRGTAPYSGVITHGFVLDEKGLKMSKSMGNVVDPRTVIEGGKNQGELPGYGADVLRLWVSSVDYTGDVMIGSQILRQMSDIYRKLRGTLRYLLGNLYDWKAEDTISYNDLPMIDRHALFQLETVVKNITDGYENYQFFKIFQIIQRFVIVDLSNFYFDVAKDRLYVGGTTSFTRKSCQTVLAAHLLSIVKVIAPILPHLAEDVWQNLPFQIGNEDDSAKFVFGSGWPVLNEQWLAFPDDEVHFWSKILELRTEVNKVLEFARTEKLIGSSLEAKVYIHTPDASLANRLHQMSEAENNADSLHRIFITSQAEVVSYLENLPSTPHTGEYVIQGSDIKVWIGVSRAEGSKCERCWNYSTQVGSFTEHPTLCPRCNEVVGAQPIPKLAAVS; encoded by the exons ATGGCTGCCACCGCCTCTTCTTGTAAG GTCTTATCCCAGAGAAACTGCTTGCATATTAGAGGGGCAGCTAGTGTGGGTTTGTTCAATTTCAGTGGTAGTTCCTCTATTAAAGTTGCAAATAGATTACACTATTGTACACGTACAAGTGGCGTGCAGGATCTGCCATCTTCAAAGCGAAGGTCTCGTGGACCCGTCATGGCAGCAAAGAAAGGTGTTGGTG GGACAGAACAAGATGGGAAGTACAAAGATACTGTAAATTTGCCTAAAACAAAGTTTGGAATGAGGGCCAATTCTTTAGTTAGGGAGCCTGAGCTTCAGAAATTATGGGAAGATAATCAAGTATTTAAGAAAGTTTCTGAAAGAAATGACGGG AAtacattcattcttcatgatggTCCTCCATATGCAAATGGTGATTTACACATTGGGCATGCTTTGAATAAAATCTTGAAGGATATCATCAACAGATACAAG CTCCTTCAAAATTGTAAGGTTCATTATATCCCTGGTTGGGATTGTCATGGTCTTCCGATTGAGTTGAAAGTGCTGCAGTCTATGGATCAAGAATCCAGGAAAGGGCTCACTCCATTAAAACTGAGAGCTAAGGCAGCTAAATTCGCTAAAGAGACTGTTAAAACTCAGATGGCTTCTTTCAAACGCTATGGAGTCTGGGCATCCTGGGATAAACCGTATTTGACTCTGGATCCTGCTTATGAAGCTGCTCAGATTGAAGTTTTTGGTCAGATGGCCCTGAAGGAGCATATCTATAGAGGCAGAAAGCCAGTTCACTGGAGTCCCTCGTCACGAACAGCTCTGGCTGAAGCTGAATTGGAATACCCCGAGGGTCATGTTTCAAAAAGCATGTATGCCAGTTTTAAAGTGGTTGAATTGTCTTCAACTTCCTTTGGCATATTGGAGGAGTTCCTTCCAGATTTGCGCTTAGCTATATGGACCACTACTCCATGGACTATTCCAGCCAATGCAG CTGTTGCCGTAAATGCAAAACTAAATTATGCTGTGGTCGAATTACTTTCACCGGAAGAACCTGCTCCAACATCTACTACTAATGGAAAACGGAAGTTCGGAAGTATTTTGAGTGAATCGAAGAAACCTTATCTTATAGTAGCGTCAGATCTGGTAGAAACTCTGCAAGCAAAATGGGGATTGAAGCTTCAGgtgaaaaaaacttttttgggTTCGGATCTCGAAAATTGCAAATATACTCATCCAATTGGTAAGCGAGAATGCCCAGTGGTGATAGGAGGTGACTATATCACAACGGACTCAGGAACCGGACTAGTACACACTGCACCTGGTCATGGTCAGGAGGATTATATCACTGGTCTTAAATATAAATTTCCTATTTTTTCACCTGTGGATGATGATGGAAAATTCACTGCAGAAGCTGGACAATTCTCTGGGTTAGATGTACTTGGGGATGGCAATGTGGCAGTTGTTAATTACTTGGATGAATGCTCATCACTTATTATGGAAGAACCTTACAAGCATAAGTATCCGTATGATTGGAGAACCAAAAAGCCTACTATTTTTAGAGCAACTGAGCAGTGGTTTGCATCAGTTGAAGGGTTCCGGCAAGCAGCCATGGATGCAATTAATAAGGTGACATGGATCCCATCTCAGGCAGAAAATAGGATATGTACAATGACTGCAAGCCGTTCTGATTGGTGTATATCTAGGCAGCGGACGTGGGGTGTCCCAATTCCTGTTTTCTATCATAAAATATCAAAGGAACCTTTAATGAATCAAGAGACTATTAGTCATATCAAGTCTATTATATCGGAGAAAGGAAGTGATGCTTGGTGGTACATGACTGTTGAAGATTTACTTCCTGAAAAATATCGTGATAAAGCTTTGGATTATGAGAAGGGAACTGACACCATGGACGTTTGGTTTGATTCTGGCTCATCATGGGCTGCTGTTTTGCAGAAAAGAGAAGGCCACAGCCTTCCCGCAGACTTGTATCTTGAAGGATCAGATCAGCATCGAGGTTGGTTTCAGAGTTCTTTGTTGACCAGTGTTGCTACTAGGGGAACTGCTCCATATTCTGGTGTTATAACACATGGATTTGTACTAGATGAGAAGGGTTTAAAGATGAGCAAGTCAATGGGTAATGTTGTAGATCCTCGTACTGTAATTGAAGGTGGTAAAAACCAGGGGGAATTACCAGGCTATGGAGCAGATGTCCTCAGACTTTGGGTGTCTAGTGTAGACTATACAGGTGATGTGATGATTGGATCACAAATTCTTCGTCAGATGTCTGATATTTATCGAAAGCTTCGAGGAACTCTACGGTATCTTTTGGGAAATCTGTATGATTGGAAG GCAGAGGACACTATTTCTTACAATGATCTACCCATGATTGATCGACATGCACTCTTTCAGCTGGAAACTGTTGTCAAGAACATTACCGATGGTTATGAGAATTACCAATTCTTCAAAATATTTCAG ATTATCCAACGGTTTGTGATTGTCGATCTGTCAAATTTCTATTTTGACGTCGCGAAAGATCGTCTATATGTTGG GGGAACGACAAGCTTTACAAGAAAAAGTTGCCAGACCGTTTTGGCTGCACATCTTCTTTCAATTGTAAAGGTTATTGCTCCTATATTGCCACATTTAGCTGAGGACGTATGGCAGAATCTTCCGTTCCAGATTGGCAATGAAGACGACTCTGCTAAATTTGTTTTTGGGTCGGGTTGGCCAGTACTAAATGAGCAATGGCTTGCTTTTCCCGATGATGAAGTACATTTCTGGTCTAAAATTCTTGAG TTGAGAACCGAGGTAAATAAGGTACTTGAATTCGCTCGAACTGAAAAGTTAATCGGGTCCAGTTTAGAAGCTAAGGTTTATATTCACACCCCGGATGCAAGCCTCGCCAACAGATTGCATCAGATGAGTGAAGCCGAGAACAATGCTGATTCACTTCATCGCATCTTCATTACTTCTCAG GCCGAGGTAGTTTCGTATTTAGAGAATCTTCCTAGCACACCTCACACCGGAGAGTATGTTATTCAAGGAAGTGATATTAAGGTTTGGATCGGTGTATCAAGAGCAGAAGGCTCAAAATGTGAGAGATGCTGGAATTACTCGACCCAAGTTGGTTCCTTCACAGAGCATCCAACTCTTTGTCCTCGCTGCAATGAAGTTGTCGGTGCTCAGCCCATTCCGAAACTAGCTGCTGTCAGTTGA
- the LOC130806190 gene encoding uncharacterized protein LOC130806190 isoform X1 — protein MESDRLNLPDTSVVTIDLLGHQLQFSQDPNSKHLGTTVWDASMVFAKYLERNSRKGRFCPSKLKGKRVLELGAGCGVASFGMAMLGCEVVTTDQKEVLPLLQRNIERNTSRIMQANANSDLFGSIKVAELDWGNKDHIQAVDPPYDYVIGTDVVYSEHLLDPLLETICALSGPRTTIVLGYEIRSTSVHEQMLQMWKSNFDVKTVPRTKMDRKYQHPSIQLFIMESKSSAGSTLAADLDKNEASEPVDGDYNKKEGKSCSMDDDIKSEKDVKGCSTATGLSSRELTDWEVRRCGAMAARLLRDVRIN, from the exons ATGGAGTCAGACAG GTTAAATCTTCCGGACACTTCAGTTGTTACAATAGACTTACTAGGCCATCAGTTGCAATTTTCTCAG GATCCAAATTCCAAGCATCTGGGAACAACAGTATGGGATGCATCAATGGTTTTCGCCAAGTATCTG GAAAGAAACAGCAGAAAAGGGAGATTCTGCCCATCTAAACTCAAGGGGAAGCGAGTCCTTGAACTAGGAGCTGGTTGTGGAGTGGCTAGCTTTG GGATGGCAATGCTGGGATGTGAAGTGGTCACAACTGACCAGAAAGAAGTGCTGCCCTTGCTACAGAGAAATATTGAACGTAATACCTCACGAATCATGCAAGCAAATGCTAATTCAG ATTTATTTGGCTCTATCAAGGTTGCGGAACTAGATTGGGGCAACAAGGATCATATACAAGCGGTTGATCCCCCATATGATTATGTGATTGGCACAGATGTG GTTTATTCTGAACATCTTCTTGATCCATTGCTGGAAACGATTTGTGCTTTATCAGGACCACGCACAACCATTGTG TTGGGTTATGAGATACGCTCTACGAGTGTCCATGAACAAATGCTTCAAATGTGGAAGAGCAACTTCGACGTAAAAACTGTTCCACGAACCAAG ATGGACAGAAAATATCAGCATCCAAGTATTCAGCTATTCATAATGGAATCAAAGTCGTCTGCTGGTAGCACGTTGGCTGCTGATCTAGACAAAAACGAAGCATCTGAACCCGTGGATGGAGATTATAATAAGAAGGAAGGAAAAAGCTGCTCGATGGATGACGACATCAAGAGCGAGAAGGACGTAAAAGGTTGCTCGACTGCTACAGGACTGTCGAGTCGAGAGCTTACTGACTGGGAAGTGCGAAGGTGTGGTGCCATGGCTGCTCGACTCCTTCGTGATGTTAGGATTAACTAA
- the LOC130806190 gene encoding uncharacterized protein LOC130806190 isoform X2 — MVFAKYLERNSRKGRFCPSKLKGKRVLELGAGCGVASFGMAMLGCEVVTTDQKEVLPLLQRNIERNTSRIMQANANSDLFGSIKVAELDWGNKDHIQAVDPPYDYVIGTDVVYSEHLLDPLLETICALSGPRTTIVLGYEIRSTSVHEQMLQMWKSNFDVKTVPRTKMDRKYQHPSIQLFIMESKSSAGSTLAADLDKNEASEPVDGDYNKKEGKSCSMDDDIKSEKDVKGCSTATGLSSRELTDWEVRRCGAMAARLLRDVRIN; from the exons ATGGTTTTCGCCAAGTATCTG GAAAGAAACAGCAGAAAAGGGAGATTCTGCCCATCTAAACTCAAGGGGAAGCGAGTCCTTGAACTAGGAGCTGGTTGTGGAGTGGCTAGCTTTG GGATGGCAATGCTGGGATGTGAAGTGGTCACAACTGACCAGAAAGAAGTGCTGCCCTTGCTACAGAGAAATATTGAACGTAATACCTCACGAATCATGCAAGCAAATGCTAATTCAG ATTTATTTGGCTCTATCAAGGTTGCGGAACTAGATTGGGGCAACAAGGATCATATACAAGCGGTTGATCCCCCATATGATTATGTGATTGGCACAGATGTG GTTTATTCTGAACATCTTCTTGATCCATTGCTGGAAACGATTTGTGCTTTATCAGGACCACGCACAACCATTGTG TTGGGTTATGAGATACGCTCTACGAGTGTCCATGAACAAATGCTTCAAATGTGGAAGAGCAACTTCGACGTAAAAACTGTTCCACGAACCAAG ATGGACAGAAAATATCAGCATCCAAGTATTCAGCTATTCATAATGGAATCAAAGTCGTCTGCTGGTAGCACGTTGGCTGCTGATCTAGACAAAAACGAAGCATCTGAACCCGTGGATGGAGATTATAATAAGAAGGAAGGAAAAAGCTGCTCGATGGATGACGACATCAAGAGCGAGAAGGACGTAAAAGGTTGCTCGACTGCTACAGGACTGTCGAGTCGAGAGCTTACTGACTGGGAAGTGCGAAGGTGTGGTGCCATGGCTGCTCGACTCCTTCGTGATGTTAGGATTAACTAA
- the LOC130806836 gene encoding protein transport protein Sec61 subunit beta-like produces the protein MATGTAPPRGSAAAAASLRRRRTSGGAAGGASGTMLQFYTDDAPGLKISPNVVLMMSIGFIAFVAMLHVVGKLWLVRKD, from the coding sequence ATGGCAACTGGAACAGCTCCCCCAAGAGGTAGTGCGGCTGCTGCTGCTAGCCTTCGCCGAAGGAGGACAAGTGGTGGAGCAGCTGGAGGTGCTTCCGGAACTATGTTGCAGTTTTACACCGATGATGCTCCGGGTTTGAAGATCTCCCCCAATGTTGTACTAATGATGAGCATCGGTTTCATTGCTTTTGTTGCTATGCTTCACGTTGTGGGTAAGCTCTGGTTGGTGAGGAAAGACTAA